One part of the Sarcophilus harrisii chromosome 5, mSarHar1.11, whole genome shotgun sequence genome encodes these proteins:
- the FZD1 gene encoding frizzled-1, translating into MAERGAAAAGGRRGQLCAALGRLSPRPPPPPLLLLLLLLPSGVRAQAAGQGPGPGQPPPPPPQPQAAGQQAPPPPQQYHGERGISIPDHGYCQPISIPLCTDIAYNQTIMPNLLGHTNQEDAGLEVHQFYPLVKVQCSAELKFFLCSMYAPVCTVLEQALPPCRSLCERARQGCEALMNKFGFQWPDTLRCEKFPVHGAGELCVGQNTSDKGTPTPSLLPEFWTSNPQHGSGGGRGGGGAGGASAPERGKFSCPRALKVPSYLNYHFLGEKDCGAPCEPTKVYGLMYFGPEELRFSRTWIGIWSVLCCASTLFTVLTYLVDMRRFSYPERPIIFLSGCYTAVAVAYIAGFLLEDRVVCNDKFAEDGARTVAQGTKKEGCTILFMMLYFFSMASSIWWVILSLTWFLAAGMKWGHEAIEANSQYFHLAAWAVPAIKTITILALGQVDGDILSGVCFVGLNNVDALRGFVLAPLFVYLFIGTSFLLAGFVSLFRIRTIMKHDGTKTEKLEKLMVRIGVFSVLYTVPATIVIACYFYEQAFREQWERSWVAQSCKSYAIPCPHHQSGGGAPPHPPMSPDFTVFMIKYLMTLIVGITSGFWIWSGKTLNSWRKFYTRLTNSKQGETTV; encoded by the coding sequence ATGGCTGAGCGGGGGGCGGCCGCCGCCGGCGGCCGGCGCGGACAACTTTGCGCGGCGCTCGGGAGGCTGTCgccgcggccgccgccgccgccgctgctgctgctgctgctgctgctgccgtcGGGAGTCCGAGCTCAGGCGGCCGGGCAGGGGCCGGGGCCCgggcagccgccgccgccgccgccgcagcccCAGGCGGCCGGGCAGcaggcgccgccgccgccgcagcagTACCACGGCGAGCGCGGCATCTCCATCCCGGACCACGGCTACTGCCAGCCCATCTCCATCCCGCTGTGCACCGACATCGCCTACAACCAGACCATCATGCCCAACCTGCTGGGCCACACGAACCAGGAGGACGCCGGGCTCGAGGTGCACCAGTTCTACCCGCTGGTGAAGGTGCAGTGCTCGGCCGAGCTCAAGTTCTTCCTGTGCTCCATGTACGCGCCCGTGTGCACCGTCCTGGAGCAGGCGCTGCCGCCCTGCCGCTCGCTGTGCGAGCGGGCCCGCCAGGGCTGCGAGGCGCTCATGAACAAGTTCGGCTTCCAGTGGCCAGACACGCTGCGCTGCGAGAAGTTCCCGGTGCACGGCGCGGGCGAGCTCTGCGTGGGCCAGAACACGTCGGACAAGGGCACCCCGACGCCCTCGCTGCTCCCCGAGTTCTGGACCAGCAACCCCCAGCACGGGAGCGGCGGCGGCCGCGGCGGCGGGGGCGCGGGGGGCGCCTCGGCCCCGGAGCGGGGCAAGTTCTCCTGCCCGCGGGCGCTTAAGGTGCCCTCCTACCTCAACTACCACTTCCTGGGGGAGAAGGACTGCGGCGCCCCGTGCGAGCCCACCAAGGTGTACGGACTCATGTACTTCGGGCCGGAGGAGCTGCGCTTCTCACGCACCTGGATCGGCATCTGGTCCGTGCTCTGCTGCGCCTCCACGCTCTTCACGGTGCTCACGTACCTGGTGGACATGCGGAGGTTCAGCTACCCTGAGCGGCCCATCATCTTCCTCTCGGGCTGCTACACGGCTGTGGCCGTGGCCTACATCGCCGGCTTCCTGCTGGAGGATCGGGTGGTCTGCAACGACAAGTTTGCCGAGGACGGGGCCCGTACGGTAGCCCAGGGCACCAAAAAGGAGGGCTGCACCATCCTCTTCATGATGCTCTATTTCTTCAGCATGGCCAGCTCCATCTGGTGGGTGATCCTCTCCCTCACCTGGTTCCTGGCAGCCGGCATGAAGTGGGGCCACGAAGCCATAGAGGCCAACTCCCAGTACTTCCACCTGGCAGCCTGGGCGGTGCCAGCCATCAAGACCATCACCATCCTGGCGCTGGGGCAGGTGGACGGAGACATCCTCAGCGGGGTGTGCTTTGTCGGCCTGAACAACGTGGACGCTCTGAGGGGCTTCGTGCTGGCGCCCCTCTTTGTCTATCTCTTCATCGGCACCTCCTTTCTCCTGGCCGGCTTCGTGTCCCTCTTCCGCATCCGCACCATCATGAAGCATGACGGCACCAAGACGGAGAAACTGGAGAAGCTCATGGTACGCATCGGAGTCTTCAGCGTGCTCTACACCGTGCCGGCCACCATCGTCATCGCCTGCTACTTTTACGAGCAAGCCTTCAGAGAACAGTGGGAGCGCAGCTGGGTGGCCCAGAGCTGCAAGAGCTATGCCATCCCCTGCCCTCACCACCAGAGCGGTGGGGGGGCCCCTCCCCACCCGCCCATGAGCCCGGACTTCACGGTATTCATGATCAAGTACCTCATGACACTGATTGTGGGTATCACCTCTGGGTTCTGGATCTGGTCGGGCAAGACCCTCAACTCTTGGAGAAAGTTCTATACCAGACTTACCAACAGCAAACAGGGGGAAACCAccgtctga